A stretch of Alphaproteobacteria bacterium DNA encodes these proteins:
- the msrB gene encoding peptide-methionine (R)-S-oxide reductase MsrB codes for MIKKIIISIVFFGIFGNGLWSNELLTEETTMTIDYMNKPDTFWQAVLPTEVYSICRQKSTETPGFGKYNHFWEKGTYYCACCGGDHALYASDTKFDSGTGWPSFWAPISPQSVTLKEDRSGLHGVVETRTEVICSRCGGHLGHVFDDGPKEHTGKRYCMNSPALTFVPQGQKPIHKLEKDEKPTG; via the coding sequence ATGATAAAAAAAATTATTATAAGTATTGTGTTTTTTGGAATTTTCGGGAATGGTCTATGGTCGAATGAGTTATTAACCGAGGAAACGACGATGACAATTGATTATATGAATAAGCCCGATACGTTTTGGCAAGCAGTTTTACCCACAGAAGTCTATTCCATTTGTCGTCAAAAAAGCACCGAAACGCCTGGGTTCGGCAAATATAATCATTTTTGGGAAAAAGGAACGTATTACTGCGCCTGTTGCGGCGGGGATCATGCGCTTTATGCCTCAGATACAAAATTTGACTCCGGAACAGGTTGGCCAAGTTTCTGGGCGCCTATTTCCCCTCAAAGCGTAACCTTGAAGGAAGACAGAAGTGGACTTCATGGAGTCGTAGAAACACGCACAGAGGTAATCTGTTCCCGATGTGGGGGTCACTTGGGGCATGTGTTTGATGATGGCCCCAAAGAACATACAGGCAAACGGTATTGCATGAATTCGCCAGCTTTGACTTTTGTGCCGCAAGGGCAGAAGCCAATCCATAAACTTGAGAAGGATGAAAAACCAACGGGTTAA
- a CDS encoding MHS family MFS transporter: MGILNSLNREQKEATGLLQIGTFLEYFDVMLYVHMAVILNELFFPKTDPHTASLLAAFAFCSTFVFRPIGALIFGWIGDHVGRRSTIILTTSLMSVSCILMACLPTYAQIGITATWIMTLCRIAQGMSSMGEIVGAQIYLTESIRRPTSYPMVAYISVASDMGGMVALGISYLVTSFLFNWRLAFWIGAIIAFVGAVARTRLRETPDFLSLEARANERSYH; this comes from the coding sequence ATGGGTATACTGAATTCTTTGAATCGAGAACAAAAAGAAGCCACTGGACTTCTTCAAATTGGGACATTTCTCGAATATTTTGATGTCATGCTCTATGTTCACATGGCAGTTATCCTTAATGAATTGTTCTTTCCCAAAACAGACCCTCATACAGCTTCCCTCCTTGCAGCTTTTGCATTTTGCTCTACCTTTGTATTTCGACCAATTGGCGCGCTCATTTTTGGCTGGATAGGCGATCACGTAGGAAGAAGATCCACAATCATTCTCACAACATCTCTGATGTCTGTTTCTTGTATTCTTATGGCTTGTCTACCGACATATGCCCAAATTGGTATTACCGCCACGTGGATTATGACTTTATGTAGAATTGCTCAAGGAATGTCATCTATGGGCGAAATTGTGGGCGCTCAAATTTATTTAACGGAAAGTATTCGGCGCCCTACTTCCTACCCCATGGTTGCATATATCAGTGTAGCTTCAGACATGGGGGGCATGGTTGCTCTGGGTATTTCATATCTCGTAACTTCTTTTCTATTCAATTGGCGTCTTGCCTTTTGGATTGGTGCCATTATTGCTTTTGTGGGAGCCGTCGCTCGTACACGTCTAAGAGAAACACCAGACTTTTTAAGTCTTGAAGCGCGCGCAAATGAAAGAAGCTACCACTAA
- a CDS encoding MFS transporter, whose translation MKEATTKLRNIDRPISAKKSGHKSAFSWKEKAFSQTTLSYFLIYCGRPLTFYLAYLYFNPLLKEEFGYTPQDIIKHNFWLSVILLFSAIVWAQLSAYIHPLKIIKVRGILTLCLMLSLPILVGLVTDPMHLFFIQTLILILQLSGMPAGAVFIYHLPIYSRFTYASFLYALARAMMYIITSFGLVYLSEYFGFYGLWLITIPVSVAFLYGASHFEGLERKGGHYA comes from the coding sequence ATGAAAGAAGCTACCACTAAATTGCGCAATATTGATAGACCTATTTCCGCTAAGAAATCTGGGCATAAATCCGCATTCTCTTGGAAAGAAAAAGCATTTTCCCAAACCACACTTTCATATTTTCTAATCTATTGTGGTCGCCCCTTAACGTTTTATCTAGCTTATCTTTACTTTAATCCTCTGCTGAAAGAGGAATTTGGTTATACCCCTCAAGACATTATCAAACATAACTTTTGGTTATCCGTAATTTTGCTATTTTCGGCAATTGTTTGGGCACAATTAAGCGCTTATATTCATCCCCTTAAAATTATTAAAGTCAGAGGCATCCTCACCTTATGCCTTATGCTTAGCCTTCCTATCCTTGTTGGGCTTGTAACCGATCCTATGCACCTATTTTTCATTCAAACCCTTATTCTTATTTTGCAATTAAGTGGTATGCCGGCAGGAGCTGTATTTATTTATCATCTACCCATCTACAGCCGCTTTACCTATGCAAGCTTTCTATATGCTCTTGCCAGAGCAATGATGTATATTATTACGTCTTTTGGGCTGGTTTATTTAAGCGAGTACTTTGGATTTTATGGCTTGTGGCTTATTACGATACCGGTTTCAGTTGCCTTTTTATATGGAGCTTCCCATTTTGAAGGCCTTGAACGAAAAGGCGGTCACTATGCTTAA
- a CDS encoding MFS transporter: MPVKGRSMKLYSFLNREQNEALKLLQIGTFLEYFDLMLYVHMAVVLNELFFPKTNAHTAALLGAFAFCSTFVFRPIGAIVFGWMGDKVGRKSTIILTTLIMSLSCLVMANLPTYAQIGVTAAWIMTICRMAQGMSSMGELIGAEIYIAESVPRPACYPAVASIAVVANLGVMSALGVATMTTSFMFNWRIAFWVGAAVALIGALARTRLRETPDYLKLKRQQMQEAVSQINNDDKKKEINQPPETKNPVWKEKINPKTLMCYFFMHCGYPLSFYLAYLYFNPILKESYGISGESIIKRNFCLSLIFLVPYIAMAIISYRVHPLKILRIKVGFSVLLMILLPFLVLNATSATQLFLIQAMILVFAFDTVPASVILIYHLPIYSRFRCASFLWATTRAIIYIITSFGLVYLTQSLGPYGLWIVTIPLSLAFLYGIRHFVDLERKMGMYPKIGEAKRRKGHFN, translated from the coding sequence ATGCCTGTAAAGGGAAGATCTATGAAATTATATTCTTTCTTAAACCGAGAACAAAATGAAGCTTTAAAGCTTTTACAAATTGGTACTTTCCTTGAATATTTCGACCTTATGCTCTATGTCCACATGGCCGTTGTGTTAAATGAGCTCTTTTTTCCCAAAACGAACGCCCATACTGCAGCTTTGTTGGGAGCATTTGCCTTTTGCTCTACTTTTGTTTTTAGACCCATTGGGGCAATTGTATTTGGCTGGATGGGTGATAAAGTGGGGAGAAAATCAACTATCATTTTAACAACACTTATTATGTCCCTTTCCTGCTTAGTTATGGCCAATCTGCCAACATACGCTCAAATTGGCGTTACGGCCGCTTGGATAATGACAATCTGTCGAATGGCCCAAGGCATGTCATCAATGGGAGAATTAATTGGTGCAGAAATTTATATTGCTGAAAGTGTTCCCCGCCCAGCCTGTTACCCCGCCGTTGCCTCAATTGCTGTCGTTGCTAATCTCGGTGTGATGTCCGCTCTTGGGGTTGCCACAATGACAACATCCTTTATGTTTAACTGGCGCATTGCGTTTTGGGTAGGTGCCGCTGTGGCTTTAATTGGGGCACTTGCACGCACGCGACTTCGCGAAACGCCTGACTATTTAAAGTTAAAACGACAGCAAATGCAGGAAGCCGTTTCCCAAATCAACAATGATGATAAGAAAAAGGAAATAAATCAACCACCTGAGACAAAAAATCCTGTTTGGAAAGAAAAGATCAATCCAAAAACTTTAATGTGTTATTTTTTTATGCACTGTGGCTACCCCCTCTCCTTTTATTTAGCCTATCTCTATTTCAATCCTATTTTGAAAGAAAGTTATGGCATAAGCGGCGAAAGCATTATAAAACGCAATTTTTGCTTATCCCTCATATTTTTAGTTCCCTATATTGCTATGGCAATTATCAGCTACCGAGTCCATCCTTTAAAAATTTTGCGAATTAAGGTTGGGTTCAGTGTTCTTTTAATGATATTGCTACCCTTCCTTGTCCTCAACGCAACATCCGCCACTCAGTTGTTTTTAATACAAGCTATGATTCTTGTATTTGCATTTGACACGGTCCCGGCAAGTGTTATTTTGATTTATCATTTACCCATTTATAGCCGTTTCCGCTGTGCAAGCTTTTTATGGGCAACAACCCGAGCCATTATTTATATAATTACCTCTTTCGGTTTGGTATATCTCACACAATCGTTGGGCCCCTATGGGCTGTGGATCGTCACAATTCCCCTATCACTTGCCTTTTTGTATGGAATTCGCCACTTTGTAGATCTAGAGCGTAAAATGGGAATGTACCCCAAAATTGGGGAGGCAAAACGAAGAAAGGGTCATTTTAACTGA